In one window of Branchiostoma floridae strain S238N-H82 chromosome 14, Bfl_VNyyK, whole genome shotgun sequence DNA:
- the LOC118430354 gene encoding beta-1,3-galactosyltransferase 1-like: protein MAGWYKFPVQRSKTFVNVLAATMFLLIVNMCVFWTDFNHVVKYGHYGAATVPSKIDDLFIRRTDLSSLAHRHMYRFVSSLEDKCKGKDVFLVVVVTSAPAHVKRRNAIRKTWGNETMFPHGNVRILFALVHSDNAHLETSVQREVQTRGDIIQGDFRDSYRNMTTKTVMILRWAVTFCSGAKYVMKTDDDMFVNIKTLVSHLQSLELEVRTDLFMGAIQTGVRPVRRPRNDRYYVSKEDFSDDVYPDYLSGTGYVMSMGAVRRLYVTALMTSSMPMEDVYMGICAERAGIAPRSHSGFTFHRFGFTVCTHRQIVTSHHYSPTELLTMWDALQRSPECGWVRGHFSTIYAKAVNRLSMILPCLFIGCGAMEE from the exons atggctggctggTATAAGTTTCCTGTTCAAAGATCAAAGACTTTTGTGAATGTTCTTGCTGCCACTATGTTCCTTTTGATAGTCaacatgtgtgtgttttggaCAGATTTCAACCATGTTGTAAAATATGGGCACTACGGAGCAGCCACAGTTCCCAGCAAAATTGACGATCTGTTCATCCGGAGGACAGATCTGTCGTCACTTGCACACCGCCACATGTACAGATTCGTCTCCAGTTTAGAAGACAAGTGCAAAGGGAAGGATGTCTTCCTTGTCGTTGTTGTGACAAGCGCGCCTGCCCATGTTAAACGACGGAACGCCATTCGTAAAACCTGGGGGAATGAGACCATGTTCCCGCATGGCAACGTTAGGATACTCTTTGCTCTGGTACACAGCGACAATGCCCACTTGGAGACCTCCGTGCAGAGAGAGGTCCAGACACGCGGGGACATCATACAGGGGGATTTTCGGGACTCCTACAGGAACATGACCACAAAGACAGTCATGATTCTCAGATGGGCTGTTACGTTTTGCAGCGGTGCTAAATACGTTATGAAAACCGATGATGACATGTTTGTGAACATTAAGACACTGGTGTCCCATCTTCAGTCTTTAGAACTGGAAGTCAGAACGGATCTGTTTATGGGGGCTATCCAAACGGGTGTCCGCCCTGTCAGAAGGCCACGTAATGACAGGTATTACGTCTCGAAGGAGGATTTTAGCGATGACGTATACCCGGACTATCTCAGCGGAACAGGTTACGTCATGTCGATGGGTGCAGTAAGAAGACTTTACGTCACGgcgttgatgacgtcatccatgcCCATGGAGGATGTATACATGGGAATCTGCGCAGAAAGGGCGGGCATTGCACCACGGAGCCACAG TGGTTTTACATTCCACCGGTTCGGCTTCACCGTGTGCACCCATCGTCAGATCGTGACTTCTCACCACTACAGCCCCACAGAACTGCTCACCATGTGGGACGCTCTCCAGAGGAGTCCGGAGTGTGGCTGGGTACGGGGCCACTTCTCAACCATCTACGCAAAGGCTGTCAACAGGCTTTCCATGATACTACCCTGTTTGTTCATAGGCTGTGGTGCCATGGAAGAATAA
- the LOC118430383 gene encoding 2-phosphoxylose phosphatase 1-like: MRRKHAMILLAASCLISCLTVFLISTWIYEDPKTTGLRHPKYVPSQRAKIENQDSLDQDTIHTPYRHPSIGQLFLQEYCNVPNASVSGEEGVAAPGYKLKSVQVVIRHGDRTTQYAIPELSLEPWNCRLDPDRLPSHTKLPAFLESLSTLKPERVDRQLYKYSAYPQGKVCNYGHLTQQGVVQHMYNGEHLHKVYIKK, from the exons ATGAGGAGGAAACATGCTATGATTCTCCTTGCTGCATCCTGCCTAATATCTTGTCTCACAG TTTTCCTGATCTCCACCTGGATCTATGAGGATCCGAAAACGACAGGATTAAGACACCCCAAATATGTCCCCAGCCAAAGAGCCAAGATAGAGAATCAGGACTCCTTGGATCAGGACACCATTCACACACCATACAGGCACCCATCTATCGGACAACTGTTCCTTCAAGAGTACTGCAATGTCCCCAATGCGTCTGTCTCTGGGGAAGAAG GTGTGGCAGCGCCTGGTTACAAGTTGAAGTCGGTTCAGGTTGTGATACGCCATGGCGACAGAACGACACAGTATGCCATCCCTGAACTCAGCCTGGAACCGTGGAACTGCAGACTCGATCCTGACAGGCTGCCCTCCCACACCAAGCTCCCAGCATTCCTTGAGAGTCTGTCAACTTTGAAACCTGAGAGGGTAGACCGACAGTTGTACAAGTACTCTGCCTATCCACAAGGAAAAGTGTGTAATTATGGCCATCTGACACAGCAAGGGGTTGTACAGCATATGTACAATGGTGAACACCTCCACAAGGTGTATATCAAGAAGTGA